The following proteins come from a genomic window of Chloracidobacterium sp.:
- a CDS encoding Glu/Leu/Phe/Val dehydrogenase yields the protein MANPMADEMRRFKGSDEKNPFEAMSERFDRAAQLMGLDPDLYAVMRVPSRELKVYIPVRMDTGHIQVFEGFRVQHNFARGPAKGGIRYAPDVTLDEVKALSAWMTWKCAVVNVPFGGGKGGIICNPAQMSIGELERMTRRYTAELIDFIGPDKDVPAPDMNTNEQTMAWIMDTYSMHARHTVTAVVTGKPVALGGSLGRREATGRGVLFTVNEAIKRFKLTPQETSVVVQGSGNVGGIGAALMHEQGYKVVAISDINNGIYNKNGLDIPNVLEYLNKNKSLEGYQNAEPVSNKDLLELECDVLAPCATENQITSENADRIKCKILAEGANGPTTPKADKILHDKGIFVIPDILANAGGVTVSYFEWVQDRMGYFWPESQVNERLEEKMVASFNELCHYADKHEVDTRTAAYMLAIDRVAYDTRMRGIYA from the coding sequence ATGGCAAATCCGATGGCCGATGAAATGCGGCGATTCAAGGGAAGCGATGAAAAGAACCCGTTCGAGGCAATGAGCGAACGGTTTGACCGTGCTGCTCAGTTGATGGGCCTTGACCCCGACCTCTACGCCGTAATGCGCGTGCCGAGCCGGGAATTGAAGGTATATATCCCGGTACGGATGGATACCGGTCACATACAGGTCTTTGAAGGCTTTCGCGTTCAACACAATTTTGCACGCGGGCCGGCAAAGGGCGGCATTCGATACGCACCTGATGTCACACTCGACGAGGTTAAGGCTCTTTCGGCGTGGATGACATGGAAGTGCGCGGTCGTCAACGTGCCTTTCGGTGGCGGCAAGGGCGGGATAATCTGTAACCCGGCACAGATGTCGATCGGCGAACTTGAGCGAATGACGCGCAGATACACGGCGGAATTGATCGATTTCATAGGACCCGATAAGGACGTGCCGGCACCGGACATGAACACGAATGAACAGACCATGGCTTGGATCATGGACACGTATTCGATGCATGCCCGACACACCGTTACAGCCGTCGTGACCGGGAAGCCGGTGGCTTTAGGCGGATCGCTCGGACGCCGAGAGGCGACCGGCCGAGGAGTGCTTTTTACGGTCAATGAGGCGATCAAGCGGTTCAAACTGACCCCACAGGAGACCTCGGTCGTCGTCCAAGGCTCTGGCAATGTCGGCGGTATCGGCGCCGCCTTGATGCATGAACAGGGGTATAAGGTAGTAGCGATCTCGGACATCAACAACGGAATTTACAACAAGAACGGGCTCGACATCCCAAACGTTCTTGAGTATCTCAACAAGAATAAATCGCTTGAGGGGTACCAGAACGCCGAACCCGTTTCGAACAAGGACCTGCTTGAGTTGGAATGCGACGTGCTTGCCCCGTGTGCGACCGAAAACCAGATCACGTCAGAGAACGCCGATCGTATCAAGTGTAAGATCCTTGCCGAGGGAGCGAATGGCCCGACGACGCCGAAAGCCGATAAGATACTGCATGATAAGGGGATATTCGTTATTCCTGATATTCTGGCCAATGCCGGCGGCGTGACCGTTTCGTATTTTGAATGGGTTCAGGACCGAATGGGCTACTTTTGGCCTGAAAGCCAGGTCAATGAACGGCTCGAGGAAAAAATGGTTGCGAGCTTTAATGAGCTTTGCCACTACGCCGACAAACACGAGGTCGACACACGTACCGCGGCGTACATGTTGGCGATCGACCGCGTTGCGTACGACACGCGAATGCGCGGCATTTATGCATAA